One Hordeum vulgare subsp. vulgare chromosome 4H, MorexV3_pseudomolecules_assembly, whole genome shotgun sequence DNA window includes the following coding sequences:
- the LOC123447495 gene encoding 60 kDa jasmonate-induced protein-like translates to MALDKVAPIVIVTPFNVMTDSYDEFIENVRKALAGKVPDSPTVVGPKSEVARPVMDKGTTPVEQPPRWIHVELRGKTQGTTTPNPKVAIRSDDAYIMGFTNSTGRWFQLSKTGTKYKLVDDKAVMAGFEGNYDTLVGGVKHLPDLNLNKFSMAQAAAALWNKASTISGGIGNDDVDDDGDMLRANDPVKQAVATLAVAVCEAARFIPVSNVVKEGWSKDRVSVTPDEVNYIREWGDLSTALLSWKKKGYKDDATIFKIFNGIGITNGEEALAVVRLVKRVIRSNMADAPTTDEQLLAYAQLPKHGRYMAEVFAVRIPATAGGDPPSGTISLHGGHCSSDFIYSPEEEHTSQQTSCDSQGNMVLTGPSVATSAYGPIVFNLDLHDGTRGQADEEEDEENTGRIVCDAVGGDFSNYDKAISETVLTRCGPAEVIYAVLSNGVQGRVDVKLAGLQSRDEVVLVGRIVARSKLFDIGCVLFYNEAAGVRVRPGELVPLARHALAVPLHMPLTIELDIRHGGSGDEIVRGELEFKTAIDGLHTGRLVGVNDAEFEVTILWSEYPW, encoded by the exons ATGGCTTTAGacaaagttgctcccatcgtTATAGTGACGCCGTTCAACGTGATGACGGACTCGTACGATGAGTTCATTGAGAATGTACGCAAAGCTTTAGCCGGCAAAGTTCCTGACAGTCCCACGGTAGTAGGGCCAAAATCCGAGGTAGCACGCCCCGTGATGGACAAGGGGACGACGCCCGTGGAGCAGCCGCCGCGGTGGATCCACGTCGAGCTCCGCGGCAAGACGCAGGGAACGACAACGCCTAATCCCAAGGTGGCCATCCGAAGCGACGACGCCTACATCATGGGTTTCACCAACAGCACAGGGAGGTGGTTCCAGCTGAGCAAGACGGGGACCAAGTACAAGCTCGTCGACGACAAGGCGGTGATGGCAGGCTTCGAGGGCAACTACGACACGCTAGTCGGCGGTGTCAAACATCTGCCCGACTTGAACCTCAACAAGTTTAGCATGGCGCAAGCAGCTGCCGCGCTCTGGAACAAGGCCAGTACTATCTCCGGTGGTATTGGTAACGATGAtgtcgacgacgacggcgacatgcTTCGAGCCAACGACCCGGTAAAGCAAGCAGTGGCgaccctcgccgtcgccgtctgcGAGGCCGCGAGATTCATCCCTGTCTCCAATGTCGTCAAGGAAGGTTGGAGCAAGGACAGGGTATCCGTCACACCCGACGAGGTCAACTACATCAGGGAGTGGGGTGACTTGTCCACCGCGCTGCTCAGCTGGAAGAAGAAGGGTTACAAGGACGATGCAACCATTTTCAAAATATTCAATGGTATCGGGATAACCAACGGGGAAGAAGCCTTGGCTGTGGTGCGGCTTGTGAAGCGAGTCATCCGAAGCAACATGGCGGACGCCCCGACAACCGACGAGCAGCTGCTCGCGTACGCTCAACTACCCAAACACGGGCGCTACATGGCGGAGGTGTTCGCCGTGCGCATCCCCGCCACCGCCGGAGGAGACCCGCCCAGCGGCACCATCTCTTTGCACGGCGGCCACTGCAGCAGCGACTTCATTTACAGCCCGGAAGAAGAACACACCTCGCAGCAAACCAGCTGCGACAGCCAG GGTAACATGGTCCTCACTGGACCATCGGTGGCCACCTCGGCATACGGTCCAATTGTCTTCAACCTCGACCTCCATGACGGCACTCGCGGGCaagccgacgaggaggaggatgaagagAACACCGGGAGGATAGTGTGCGACGCCGTTGGCGGCGACTTCTCCAACTACGATAAGGCCATATCAGAGACTGTCCTCACACGCTGCGGCCCCGCGGAGGTGATCTACGCAGTTCTAAGCAACGGCGTCCAAGGCCGGGTCGATGTGAAGCTTGCTGGCCTGCAGTCCCGAGACGAAGTGGTTCTCGTCGGCAGGATCGTTGCTCGCAGCAAGCTGTTCGATATCGGTTGTGTGCTCTTCTACAACGAGGCCGCTGGAGTGCGCGTGCGACCTGGGGAGCTGGTCCCCTTGGCGAGGCATGCGCTTGCGGTGCCGCTGCACATGCCGCTCACGATTGAGCTTGACATTCGTCATGGTGGATCCGGAGATGAAATTGTTAGAGGCGAGCTTGAGTTCAAAACTGCCATCGACGGCCTGCATACGGGACGTCTTGTTGGTGTCAATGATGCTGAATTCGAGGTGACAATCTTATGGTCGGAGTACCCTTGGTAG